The region GAATAAGAATTCCGTTGGTATTCCCCAAGATACGGCTATATTTCAATGCACTTTGTAGCAGATCGGTTGCCTGCTTTGTCATACCATACATCAGGTATCCTTGGGCAGCCTGATTGTAAAGCATCACTGCCTGGTTATAGTCTCCACTCCCCTGCCTTTCATTGGCCTGAGAAACCATTAATTGAAGTTCCTTTGCCTTCTCCGCCGAAATAGTTCCCTTCTGTGCAGAGGCCACCCCACTCAAGGTTGCCAACATCATTATGGATACAATAACCTTACGCCACATGTCTTACCTTATTAAGCTTCGTCATAATCCTTAAAGTGCCAACTTTCTCTCGGGTGAATGCAAATTGTAAATCCAACATCTTCATTGCAATCATTTGTATTCCATCCAAAATTAAAAAACTAAGAAGCAAACCAAGCCAGTGATAAAAAAATGACCACTATGACTACCAATTTATGATGCTTCGTAGCGAAATCGATTGCTACTACACAATCATACGGTAGCTGCACCTCACCGTTTTGTAAGTTTTACCTGCGGGCCTAAAGAGAGGATTAAACGACGGTTCTTTTTGACTAAGCAATGGTAATTATTCGGGAAAAGAACAATTGGATTGTTGAGCAATCGGGGGATTGGTGCAGTTTTGGTCGAAATAGCTGATGAGATGAAAAAATGGCTATGGATTATGGGTGTAGGACAACATGAAGAAGCCAAACAAGAACAGAGGGAAGCAATTTGGTGAAACCTAGTCAGTAAAAAAAATGAGTAACCTATCTCCCAATCACCACTTTTGGTCCGAGGTGGCGCGGCTGAGCATTGAACCATATGTCGATTATAACCTTTACGCGTGCGAAGTACTCCCGCACTCTGGTCCTAAATCCATCATAGGCATCCACATCTTTGGCATTGAAGGCAATGGCAGCAATTCCTTTGTTGCGGGCAATATACAGGGCACGCTGATTATGGAACCGCTGGGAAATGATTGTAATGCTATCGATACCAAAGACTTCCTTGCTCCGAACCACCGAATCGAAAGTTCGGATACCGGCATAG is a window of Williamwhitmania sp. DNA encoding:
- a CDS encoding ElyC/SanA/YdcF family protein yields the protein YAGIRTFDSVVRSKEVFGIDSITIISQRFHNQRALYIARNKGIAAIAFNAKDVDAYDGFRTRVREYFARVKVIIDIWFNAQPRHLGPKVVIGR